A region of uncultured Carboxylicivirga sp. DNA encodes the following proteins:
- a CDS encoding plasma-membrane proton-efflux P-type ATPase has translation MKPNTKSNRDADANSNVADDITSLSVSELMKKLGSSQEGLTQAEATKRLSQYGSNEIEEKKTNLLLKFLTYFWGPIPWMIEAAVILSAVARHWPDFFIILILLIANSVIGYWEEHEAGNAIEALKAKLAVKARVKRDGKWVNPSACELVPGDIIRLRLGDIVPADARLLEGDSIEVDQSALTGESLPTTRNPGEALYSGSVIRRGEIGALVYATGTNTYFGKTAQLVQEAHTVSHFQKAVLKIGNYLIYLAVTLVAIIIAVAIYRGDPILSTLQFALVLTIAAIPVAMPTVLSVTMAVGARLLAKKEAIVSRLVAIEELAGVDLLCADKTGTLTQNKLTLGDPFFMDNITGGQVILNGALASRADNNDSIDLAVLGGLKNNDELNNYEVVHFQPFDPVHKRTEATVKDKDGKTFKVTKGAPQVILELVHNTDQIKSVVDEAVNEIAARGFRSLGVAHTNGEGKWQFDGVLPLFDPPREDAAETIAIARKMGVKIKMVTGDALAIAQETAQKLGMGSSIYDASGLGDSKRVETEEVAKSIEKADGFAQVFPEHKFHIVDVLQKMGHIVGMTGDGVNDAPALKKADCGIAVSEATDAARAAASIVLMAPGLSVIIDAIKESRKIFQRMNSYAIYRITETLRILLFMTLSILVFNFYPVTAVMIVMLALLNDGAILSIAYDKVKYKDQPEAWNMRMVLGISTVLGVIGVISAFGLFYLGERVFHLGREHIPTLMYLKLSVAGHLTIFLTRTRGPFWSIRPARILWIAVVGTQIISTLIAVYGLFMTPLGWGWALFVWGYALVWFLFNDRLKLLAYRVIDPGKTNTQ, from the coding sequence ATGAAACCAAATACAAAGAGTAATAGAGATGCCGATGCAAATTCCAATGTAGCAGACGATATTACGTCTCTTTCTGTATCCGAATTAATGAAAAAACTGGGTTCTTCACAGGAAGGCCTTACACAGGCCGAAGCAACAAAAAGGCTGTCTCAATACGGATCCAACGAGATAGAAGAAAAGAAAACCAATTTATTACTAAAGTTCCTCACCTATTTTTGGGGCCCTATACCTTGGATGATTGAGGCAGCAGTAATCTTATCAGCAGTTGCCAGGCATTGGCCTGATTTTTTCATTATCCTTATTTTGCTAATCGCTAATTCAGTAATAGGATATTGGGAAGAACATGAAGCAGGCAATGCTATTGAAGCCCTTAAAGCCAAACTGGCTGTAAAAGCAAGGGTGAAAAGGGATGGAAAATGGGTCAATCCATCAGCATGTGAACTGGTGCCTGGTGATATTATCCGGTTACGGTTGGGAGATATTGTTCCTGCAGATGCTCGTTTGTTGGAAGGAGATTCCATTGAGGTCGATCAATCTGCATTAACGGGCGAATCACTTCCCACAACACGTAATCCTGGTGAAGCTTTATATTCCGGATCAGTTATTCGCCGTGGTGAGATTGGGGCTCTGGTTTATGCTACCGGTACAAACACCTATTTTGGCAAAACAGCACAATTGGTGCAGGAAGCGCATACTGTCAGCCATTTTCAGAAAGCGGTATTAAAAATAGGCAACTACCTTATTTATCTCGCAGTTACTTTGGTGGCAATAATTATTGCAGTAGCCATTTATCGTGGCGACCCGATTTTATCCACCTTGCAGTTTGCTTTGGTACTCACCATTGCTGCAATACCGGTTGCTATGCCGACCGTTTTATCGGTAACGATGGCAGTTGGAGCTCGCTTACTGGCGAAAAAAGAGGCCATTGTAAGTCGATTGGTGGCCATTGAAGAACTGGCCGGAGTTGACTTGCTTTGTGCAGACAAAACCGGTACCCTTACCCAAAATAAATTAACGCTGGGTGATCCTTTCTTTATGGATAATATTACCGGTGGCCAGGTGATCTTGAATGGGGCATTGGCATCGCGAGCCGATAATAATGATTCCATTGATCTGGCAGTACTTGGAGGTCTTAAAAATAATGATGAATTGAATAACTATGAAGTGGTTCATTTCCAACCTTTCGATCCGGTACACAAGCGCACAGAAGCTACTGTTAAAGATAAAGATGGCAAGACATTTAAAGTAACCAAAGGAGCACCGCAAGTAATTCTTGAATTGGTTCATAATACCGATCAAATCAAGTCTGTTGTGGATGAGGCCGTCAATGAAATTGCAGCTCGTGGATTTCGCTCATTGGGTGTTGCCCATACCAATGGAGAAGGTAAATGGCAGTTCGATGGAGTGTTGCCTCTGTTCGATCCTCCAAGAGAAGATGCAGCGGAAACAATCGCTATTGCACGCAAAATGGGAGTTAAAATTAAAATGGTTACAGGCGATGCATTGGCCATTGCTCAAGAAACTGCCCAAAAATTGGGTATGGGCTCGTCAATTTATGATGCCAGTGGATTGGGTGATTCAAAACGAGTCGAGACTGAAGAAGTGGCCAAGTCTATCGAAAAGGCCGACGGTTTCGCGCAGGTATTTCCCGAACACAAGTTTCACATTGTAGATGTGTTGCAAAAAATGGGTCACATTGTTGGTATGACAGGCGATGGCGTAAATGATGCGCCTGCATTAAAAAAAGCCGATTGCGGTATTGCAGTCTCCGAAGCAACCGATGCCGCCCGGGCTGCTGCATCTATTGTACTGATGGCTCCGGGCCTGTCGGTCATTATTGATGCCATTAAAGAAAGCCGCAAAATATTCCAGCGAATGAACAGTTACGCCATCTACCGTATAACCGAAACACTTCGCATTTTGCTATTTATGACTTTATCAATACTGGTATTCAATTTTTATCCGGTAACAGCCGTCATGATTGTGATGCTGGCCCTTCTGAACGATGGCGCCATCCTGTCAATCGCCTATGACAAGGTTAAATACAAAGATCAACCCGAAGCATGGAATATGAGAATGGTGTTGGGTATTTCAACAGTGCTGGGTGTAATTGGTGTGATCTCCGCATTTGGTTTATTTTATTTGGGTGAACGTGTTTTTCATCTCGGCCGCGAACACATCCCAACCTTAATGTATTTGAAACTCTCAGTTGCAGGTCACCTTACCATCTTTTTAACCCGAACACGTGGCCCATTCTGGTCTATACGACCTGCCCGAATTTTGTGGATTGCCGTAGTCGGCACCCAAATCATATCAACTCTGATAGCCGTTTATGGATTGTTTATGACTCCACTTGGCTGGGGCTGGGCACTGTTTGTTTGGGGGTATGCACTGGTTTGGTTTCTGTTCAATGATCGTTTGAAATTATTGGCATATCGGGTTATTGATCCCGGAAAAACAAATACCCAATAA
- a CDS encoding cation:proton antiporter, whose amino-acid sequence MVGPYGFRLITDEILITNLGSLGLVLLLFFVGMEIHLPNLITNWRVSVLGTLIQISVSIIIVWFLSATFNWKINQVVMLGFVISLSSTAVIVKLLQERNELMTKVGQNVLGVLIAQDILIVPMLIIMSYMGGDKPHITQMLKQLIGGVLIIGIIIYILKKKEIKLPFMKYIEKDHEVQVFVAFTLCFGFSILTAFLGLSSALGAFIAGIILSSTKSIQWVHDSLHAFKIMFVALFFVSIGMLIDLQFLKENAFTIGLLVLIVFIVNNTINVLTMRIFCKDWKTSFYAGALLSQIGEFSFILGSSGYYLGIIKIYDYQLVISAIALTLFLSPFWINLSRKIIGGGG is encoded by the coding sequence TTGGTTGGGCCATACGGTTTTAGGCTTATCACTGATGAAATTTTAATCACCAATCTTGGGTCACTGGGGTTGGTTTTGTTGTTGTTTTTTGTAGGAATGGAAATTCATCTGCCAAATTTAATAACAAACTGGAGGGTGTCTGTTTTGGGAACCTTAATTCAGATAAGTGTAAGTATAATAATTGTGTGGTTTCTGAGTGCAACTTTTAATTGGAAAATCAATCAGGTTGTTATGCTGGGGTTTGTTATCAGCTTAAGTAGTACAGCAGTAATAGTAAAACTCTTACAAGAACGAAACGAATTAATGACAAAAGTGGGACAAAATGTGCTTGGTGTACTTATCGCTCAGGATATTTTAATTGTACCTATGCTTATCATTATGAGTTATATGGGAGGAGATAAGCCGCATATAACCCAAATGCTGAAACAGTTAATTGGCGGTGTATTGATTATAGGCATAATCATTTATATTCTTAAAAAGAAGGAAATTAAACTTCCCTTCATGAAATATATTGAAAAAGACCATGAAGTGCAGGTGTTTGTTGCGTTTACCTTGTGTTTTGGATTCTCGATATTAACAGCATTTTTGGGTTTATCATCAGCATTGGGGGCATTTATTGCAGGCATTATATTATCATCAACCAAATCGATCCAATGGGTACATGACAGCCTACATGCTTTTAAAATAATGTTTGTTGCCCTATTCTTTGTTTCTATTGGGATGTTAATTGATTTGCAGTTTTTAAAAGAGAATGCATTTACTATTGGTTTACTTGTGCTCATTGTTTTTATTGTTAATAATACCATTAATGTTTTGACCATGCGTATTTTTTGTAAAGACTGGAAAACAAGTTTTTATGCAGGTGCATTGCTATCTCAGATTGGAGAATTCAGTTTTATTTTAGGATCATCAGGTTATTATTTAGGTATTATTAAAATTTACGACTACCAATTAGTAATTAGTGCTATTGCGCTTACCTTGTTTCTAAGCCCATTTTGGATCAATCTGTCGAGGAAAATTATCGGGGGTGGAGGGTAA
- a CDS encoding lyase family protein — protein sequence MPGKVNPKQVEAVTMVCFQILGNDTTIYTAGSGGHFEFNVFKPDMISEILGSTTLMVIVGHVFK from the coding sequence ATGCCGGGTAAAGTCAATCCCAAACAAGTAGAGGCTGTCACAATGGTTTGCTTTCAAATATTGGGCAACGACACAACTATTTATACGGCCGGTTCAGGCGGCCATTTCGAATTCAATGTTTTTAAACCGGACATGATAAGTGAAATCTTAGGGTCTACTACTCTTATGGTAATTGTTGGCCATGTATTTAAATAG
- a CDS encoding cold shock domain-containing protein translates to MNKGTVKFFNETKGFGFIKDADSNKEYFVHSSGIKDSISENDEVTFDLQEGKKGLNAVNVNLA, encoded by the coding sequence ATGAACAAAGGAACAGTGAAATTTTTCAATGAAACGAAGGGATTCGGATTCATCAAAGATGCAGATTCAAACAAAGAATATTTTGTGCATTCATCAGGTATAAAGGATAGTATATCGGAGAACGATGAAGTAACTTTTGATTTGCAAGAAGGAAAAAAGGGATTAAATGCAGTTAATGTTAATCTAGCATAG
- a CDS encoding glycosyltransferase family 4 protein: MKIAILSSIAWRTPPLKYGPWEQVASNITEGLIEKGIEVTLFATGNSITKGKLSSVIEFPYAEDPSIDPKVAECLHISNLMEQADSFDIIHNNFDFLPLTYSGLIKTPMLTTIHGFSSPKIIPVYKKYNHSTHYVSISDSDRHPELDYIATVHNGINIDEFAFNSEPDDYLLFFGRIHPDKGTYEAIEIAKKAKRKLIISGLIQDRKYFDQNVKPYINNDDIIYVGNSGPKDRQRILSKAFALLHPIHFAEPFGLSVVEAMACGTPVIAFNLGSMSELILQNKTGFLVSNIAEALDAVTNVESINRHYCYARASSLFSRQKMIEGYLTVYEKILRII, from the coding sequence ATGAAAATTGCAATACTGTCATCTATAGCCTGGCGCACACCACCTCTTAAATATGGGCCTTGGGAGCAAGTCGCTTCAAATATTACAGAGGGATTGATTGAAAAAGGAATTGAGGTAACATTATTTGCAACCGGAAATTCCATTACGAAAGGAAAACTGTCATCGGTAATCGAATTTCCCTATGCCGAAGATCCTTCTATTGATCCAAAAGTTGCAGAATGCCTTCACATCAGTAATTTGATGGAACAAGCTGATAGTTTCGACATCATACATAACAATTTTGATTTTTTACCACTCACCTATTCAGGATTGATTAAAACACCAATGCTCACCACTATTCATGGTTTTTCGTCTCCCAAAATCATTCCGGTATATAAAAAATACAACCATTCTACTCATTATGTTTCCATAAGTGATTCTGACCGACATCCAGAACTTGATTATATTGCGACTGTGCATAACGGAATTAATATTGATGAGTTTGCTTTCAATAGTGAACCTGATGACTATTTACTTTTTTTTGGCAGAATTCATCCCGATAAAGGAACTTATGAGGCGATAGAAATAGCTAAAAAAGCAAAAAGAAAACTAATCATATCCGGCTTAATACAGGATCGGAAATATTTTGATCAAAATGTGAAACCATATATAAACAATGATGATATAATATATGTGGGAAATTCTGGCCCAAAAGACCGTCAACGAATTCTAAGTAAAGCTTTTGCCTTATTACATCCTATACATTTTGCGGAGCCATTCGGATTGAGTGTGGTTGAAGCCATGGCTTGCGGCACTCCTGTTATTGCTTTTAACCTTGGCTCCATGTCTGAATTAATTCTTCAAAATAAAACAGGTTTCCTTGTTTCTAACATAGCTGAAGCTCTTGATGCTGTAACAAATGTAGAGTCGATTAATCGACATTATTGCTACGCTAGGGCATCTTCTTTGTTTAGTCGTCAAAAAATGATAGAAGGTTATTTGACGGTATATGAAAAAATTCTCAGAATTATATAA
- a CDS encoding glycoside hydrolase family 130 protein: protein MLITRYQYNPILTKMDVPYPVATVHNAAVVKHHGKYIMIFRSHKLNGRSILGIADSEDGYNFKVDDKPFMVPATKGIFKEYETYGIEDPRIVSIDGEYLITYSAYSKHGVRIGLAKTKDFKTVERFSLITEADYRNVVIFPEKINGLYARLDRPHSEISPWSIWISYSPDLKYWGESKLIMKPMKYHWDEMKIGPGAPPIKTPHGWLHIYHGVFPTMDGCVYRLGAALHNLLDPSVIIAVGDEWILQPEEDYEITGYVHNVVFCCGAVLEDDGNLKIYWGGADTVMCLGTVNIDVLVNHCLNNSRPALG from the coding sequence ATGCTAATAACCAGATATCAATATAATCCTATTCTTACAAAGATGGATGTGCCTTATCCGGTAGCAACAGTACACAATGCTGCAGTAGTTAAGCACCACGGTAAATATATCATGATATTCAGGTCACATAAGCTTAATGGGCGTAGCATATTGGGAATAGCCGACAGTGAAGATGGTTACAACTTTAAAGTAGATGATAAGCCATTTATGGTGCCGGCTACCAAGGGAATTTTTAAAGAATATGAAACCTATGGAATAGAAGATCCCCGCATTGTATCAATCGATGGTGAATATTTGATTACATATAGTGCCTATTCAAAACATGGGGTTCGAATTGGGCTAGCAAAAACTAAAGATTTTAAAACCGTTGAGCGATTTTCATTAATTACTGAAGCCGACTATCGAAACGTAGTCATCTTCCCTGAAAAAATTAACGGATTATACGCCCGACTGGATCGTCCTCATTCGGAGATATCGCCATGGTCAATCTGGATATCGTATTCGCCTGATTTAAAATATTGGGGCGAGTCGAAACTTATCATGAAACCCATGAAATACCATTGGGATGAAATGAAAATTGGTCCGGGAGCACCACCCATAAAAACACCTCATGGTTGGTTACATATCTATCATGGCGTTTTTCCTACAATGGACGGCTGTGTATACCGCCTGGGTGCAGCTTTGCACAACCTGTTGGATCCATCTGTAATTATTGCTGTTGGAGACGAATGGATTCTCCAACCTGAAGAAGATTATGAAATAACAGGCTATGTACACAATGTAGTTTTTTGTTGTGGTGCAGTTTTAGAAGATGACGGTAACCTGAAGATTTATTGGGGTGGTGCTGATACGGTCATGTGTTTGGGAACTGTAAATATTGATGTATTGGTTAACCATTGCTTGAACAATAGCAGGCCAGCTTTGGGTTGA
- a CDS encoding glycosyltransferase family 4 protein: MKLTFIGTYPPRECGIGTFTNDLFNSMVNNPDNGNDSNEGFVIALSDFPNEYEYPDEVKGIIRQNRQEDYLQAVKLINLSGSDLCILEHEFGIFGGQSGVYILPLLYRLEVPLIVTLHTILKTPSYNEKAVLQEICKMASKIVVMSHKAIEFLVEIYQVPADKIEFIDHGVPNLQFDSQISRKELKIDAKKVLMTFGFVGRNKGIETVIKALPKIIEKHPNVIYMVLGKTHPNVVRHSGEEYRIFLMRLVKNLKLENNVVFLNEFLDVKDLFKYLSATDIYITPYLNEAQITSGTLSYAVGVGSAVVSTPYWHAEELLADGRGQLFNFNDAEELSSIIIELFDHPEQLNLLKAKARAYGQKITWPKIGEKYLKVAHQTLTKKVEKTATKDTILDLLILPPFSMAHINRLTDDTGIIQHAKFGIPNLKEGYCLDDNARALLMVLMAHKQIKDSRALELSPVYLSYIHYMQNKDGTFKNFLSFSRHYLDEIGSEDSFGRTIWALGYLLGNAPNDAYYQTGREVFFNAAPNFENLKSIRSIANTMIGVCYYLKSNPSDDSMTERLRNMAHKLIKLYDENETTDWHWFESLLAYDNGILPLALLHSAEILNEDKVLEVAINSMQFLTAHTLNENYLSVIGNEKWYKKDGERSVFAQQPIDAMAMVLMYHQAFIVTKDKEYLNKLYISFLWFLGENDLRMSLYDFETNGCCDGFESYGVNRNQGAESSLAYLISHLTVLQAYEEFHTIDIKANEEKPDVRDDGQLPKSHKRVWQSNS, encoded by the coding sequence ATGAAATTAACATTTATAGGAACATACCCTCCCAGAGAATGTGGTATTGGAACATTTACAAATGATTTGTTCAACTCAATGGTTAATAATCCTGACAATGGAAACGATTCAAACGAAGGGTTTGTTATCGCATTAAGTGATTTTCCAAATGAATATGAATATCCCGATGAAGTAAAAGGTATTATCAGACAGAATAGGCAGGAAGATTATTTGCAAGCTGTAAAATTAATCAACTTAAGCGGGTCTGACCTTTGCATACTCGAACACGAATTTGGCATTTTTGGCGGCCAGAGTGGTGTTTATATATTGCCTTTACTGTATCGGCTTGAAGTCCCTCTTATAGTTACATTACATACTATTCTCAAAACACCTTCCTATAATGAGAAAGCAGTTTTACAGGAAATCTGTAAAATGGCCAGTAAAATCGTTGTGATGAGTCATAAGGCCATTGAATTTTTGGTCGAAATTTATCAGGTACCAGCTGATAAGATTGAATTCATTGACCACGGCGTCCCTAACTTACAATTTGATAGTCAGATATCGCGAAAAGAGTTAAAAATTGACGCAAAAAAAGTATTAATGACATTCGGGTTTGTTGGACGTAACAAAGGCATTGAAACTGTAATTAAAGCTTTGCCAAAAATTATAGAAAAGCATCCCAATGTTATTTATATGGTTTTAGGTAAAACTCATCCGAATGTTGTCAGGCACTCCGGCGAAGAATACCGTATTTTTTTAATGCGTCTTGTCAAAAACCTAAAACTTGAGAACAATGTCGTTTTCCTGAATGAATTTCTGGACGTTAAAGACCTGTTCAAATACCTGTCGGCTACCGACATTTATATTACACCATATTTGAACGAAGCACAAATCACCAGTGGCACATTATCCTATGCCGTTGGCGTTGGATCAGCAGTAGTATCAACACCCTATTGGCATGCCGAGGAACTATTAGCCGATGGCAGAGGCCAACTTTTTAACTTTAATGATGCAGAGGAACTTTCCTCCATCATAATAGAACTCTTTGACCATCCTGAACAATTAAATTTGCTCAAAGCTAAAGCCAGAGCATACGGCCAAAAAATAACATGGCCAAAAATCGGCGAGAAGTATTTGAAAGTAGCTCATCAGACTTTAACAAAAAAAGTTGAGAAAACTGCAACTAAAGATACCATATTGGATCTGCTTATTCTGCCACCATTTTCAATGGCACACATTAACAGATTAACTGATGACACTGGTATTATTCAGCATGCAAAATTTGGCATCCCAAATTTAAAAGAAGGTTACTGCCTCGACGACAATGCCCGTGCTTTACTGATGGTATTAATGGCACACAAACAAATAAAAGACTCCAGGGCACTTGAACTGTCTCCGGTTTATTTAAGCTATATCCACTATATGCAAAATAAGGATGGCACGTTCAAAAATTTCTTAAGCTTTAGCAGACATTATCTCGATGAAATAGGTTCTGAAGATTCATTTGGCCGAACAATATGGGCATTGGGGTATTTACTGGGAAACGCTCCCAACGATGCCTATTATCAAACCGGGAGAGAAGTATTTTTCAATGCTGCACCTAACTTTGAAAACTTAAAATCCATACGTAGCATTGCAAATACCATGATTGGTGTTTGCTATTATCTTAAATCAAATCCATCAGATGATTCCATGACGGAAAGGTTACGGAATATGGCGCATAAACTAATTAAGCTCTATGACGAAAACGAAACAACAGATTGGCATTGGTTTGAATCGTTATTGGCTTATGATAATGGCATATTGCCACTGGCACTGTTACACTCTGCCGAAATCCTGAACGAAGATAAAGTATTGGAGGTTGCAATAAATTCAATGCAATTTCTAACCGCACATACACTTAATGAAAATTACCTGTCAGTAATTGGCAACGAAAAATGGTATAAAAAAGATGGCGAACGCTCAGTGTTTGCACAACAACCCATCGATGCTATGGCCATGGTTTTAATGTACCACCAGGCATTTATTGTTACAAAAGACAAGGAATACCTGAACAAACTGTATATCTCATTTTTATGGTTCTTAGGTGAGAACGATTTAAGAATGAGTTTGTACGATTTTGAGACCAACGGTTGTTGCGATGGCTTTGAAAGTTATGGTGTAAACCGTAATCAGGGTGCTGAAAGTTCGTTGGCCTATTTAATTTCCCATCTAACTGTTTTACAGGCTTACGAAGAGTTTCACACCATCGACATTAAAGCCAATGAGGAAAAACCGGATGTAAGAGATGATGGTCAATTGCCCAAAAGCCATAAAAGAGTCTGGCAATCTAATTCATAA
- a CDS encoding HAMP domain-containing sensor histidine kinase: MKELKLINHSEVISNHQFSKQIEIKEKKIIADNKKLIAIIGHDIKSPMSSMISFLGLLKEGAFEWNRNKVEEYIEIALKSAEQTMKLLDGILIWALAENYNNSFQPEIIDLKEILIEEADNLELFASLKDIKITLPIISEIKVFADKNMVKSILRNLISNAIKYSHANGKIDISTLSKNNRFLEVTIKDYGVGMESKVSNILFDSGKNISLPGTNSETGTAFGLSLCKEFIDIHNGKIWIISKPGKGSEFKFTLPLGKP; this comes from the coding sequence ATGAAAGAGCTAAAGCTTATTAATCATTCAGAAGTTATATCAAACCATCAGTTTTCAAAGCAAATTGAGATTAAAGAAAAAAAAATCATTGCCGACAATAAGAAGCTTATAGCAATAATTGGGCATGATATTAAATCACCAATGAGTTCCATGATAAGTTTTTTAGGATTGTTAAAAGAAGGTGCATTTGAATGGAATAGAAATAAGGTTGAAGAATATATTGAAATCGCTCTAAAATCTGCTGAACAAACAATGAAACTACTTGATGGTATTCTTATATGGGCTTTGGCTGAAAACTATAATAACTCATTTCAACCTGAAATTATTGACTTAAAAGAAATCCTCATTGAAGAGGCTGATAACCTTGAATTATTTGCATCGCTGAAAGATATTAAAATTACGCTGCCTATTATTTCTGAAATAAAAGTGTTTGCTGATAAAAACATGGTTAAAAGTATATTGAGAAACTTAATAAGTAATGCCATAAAGTACTCACATGCCAACGGAAAGATTGACATAAGTACATTGAGTAAGAACAATAGGTTTCTTGAGGTTACTATTAAAGATTATGGCGTTGGAATGGAAAGCAAAGTAAGTAATATACTTTTTGATTCTGGCAAAAACATCTCATTACCTGGTACAAATAGTGAAACAGGAACAGCATTTGGTCTATCACTTTGTAAGGAGTTTATAGACATTCACAATGGTAAAATATGGATAATAAGTAAACCTGGAAAAGGAAGTGAGTTTAAATTTACTTTACCTCTGGGAAAACCATAA
- a CDS encoding cupin domain-containing protein — METTEMEKSKSHILIEIIEYVPNSVVTKTIIRKTTGNVSVVAIDTGEALAEKISPFDTFIQIIEGTAEVVIDENKNILKTGEGIIIPAHTSNNIIANQRFKMISTTIKSGYEAVQI; from the coding sequence ATGGAAACCACTGAAATGGAAAAATCAAAGTCGCATATTTTAATTGAAATTATTGAATATGTTCCGAATTCGGTGGTAACAAAAACCATTATAAGAAAAACCACAGGAAATGTAAGTGTTGTAGCTATTGATACCGGAGAAGCTCTTGCAGAAAAAATATCGCCCTTCGATACGTTCATTCAAATTATTGAAGGTACCGCAGAAGTAGTAATTGACGAAAATAAAAACATACTGAAAACCGGTGAAGGCATCATAATCCCTGCTCATACATCAAATAATATTATAGCAAACCAGAGGTTTAAAATGATTTCAACTACCATTAAGAGCGGTTATGAAGCAGTTCAAATTTGA
- a CDS encoding DUF4070 domain-containing protein → MKILFIYPLYPDSFWSFKHALKFISKKAAVPPLGLITVSAMLPSNWQKKLIDLNVSELNLKDVVWADYIFISAMYIQKESVNKIISECVKLNKKIVAGGPLFTQEYKNYPLIDHFVLNEAEITLPLFLTDLSNGQPKRIYTTDQYADLSLSPVPDYHLLELKKYVFMNIQVSRGCPYSCDFCEITSLLGHKVRMKNTRQTIKELEALYQLNWRGPVSIVDDNFIGNKKEIKTHFLPTLKTWLHKHKYPFVFNIQSSIDLADDKELMSLMIETGFTSTFIGIETPDEIALRTCNKVQNKNRDLLESIRAIQNSGLQVSGGFIVGFDSDTPSVFQRQIDFIQKSGIVSAMVGLLNAPKNTVLYKRLETENRLTTEATGNNTDSSMNFIPKMDLDELLDGYKKIIHNIYAAKPYYKRLRRLLMNYNKLDKRRNKINFSLINAFLKSMYVIGIVNKGRIEYWKLLIWTLFNKPGLFSDAVTFAIYGYHFRTIYGLRQSR, encoded by the coding sequence ATGAAAATATTATTTATATATCCACTCTATCCCGATTCCTTTTGGAGTTTCAAGCATGCGTTAAAGTTTATTTCAAAAAAAGCTGCTGTTCCACCTCTTGGATTGATTACTGTATCGGCAATGCTACCCTCCAATTGGCAGAAAAAACTGATCGACCTTAATGTTTCTGAACTTAATTTAAAGGATGTTGTTTGGGCCGATTATATATTCATCAGTGCGATGTATATTCAAAAAGAATCTGTCAACAAAATAATTTCAGAATGTGTGAAACTTAATAAAAAAATTGTTGCCGGCGGTCCGCTTTTCACCCAGGAATACAAAAATTATCCCCTTATTGATCACTTTGTTTTAAATGAGGCTGAAATTACATTACCCTTGTTTCTCACAGATTTGTCTAATGGGCAACCTAAAAGAATATATACAACCGATCAATATGCCGATCTATCCCTTTCGCCTGTGCCTGATTATCATTTGTTGGAGTTGAAGAAATATGTCTTTATGAACATACAGGTATCACGAGGGTGTCCTTACTCATGTGACTTTTGTGAAATTACGTCGCTTCTGGGGCACAAGGTAAGAATGAAAAACACCAGGCAAACAATAAAGGAACTGGAGGCATTATATCAACTAAATTGGCGAGGTCCTGTTTCGATTGTTGACGATAATTTTATTGGTAATAAAAAGGAAATCAAGACACATTTTTTACCGACATTAAAAACATGGCTGCACAAGCACAAGTATCCTTTTGTCTTTAATATTCAGAGCTCAATTGATCTGGCTGATGATAAAGAATTAATGTCCTTAATGATTGAAACAGGTTTTACCTCAACTTTTATTGGGATTGAAACACCCGATGAAATAGCGCTTCGTACGTGTAATAAAGTGCAAAACAAAAATCGCGATTTACTGGAGTCCATAAGAGCAATACAAAATTCAGGACTACAGGTATCAGGAGGCTTTATTGTAGGCTTTGACAGTGATACCCCCAGTGTTTTTCAGCGGCAAATCGATTTTATTCAAAAGAGTGGAATTGTTTCGGCCATGGTTGGACTATTAAATGCCCCAAAAAACACAGTTTTATACAAGAGGTTGGAAACCGAAAACAGATTGACCACTGAAGCAACGGGTAACAATACCGATTCATCAATGAATTTTATACCCAAAATGGATCTGGATGAATTATTGGACGGATATAAAAAAATAATTCATAATATATATGCAGCTAAACCTTATTATAAAAGACTCCGACGATTGTTAATGAATTACAATAAGCTTGACAAAAGGCGAAATAAAATCAATTTCTCTCTTATAAATGCTTTCTTAAAATCGATGTATGTTATTGGGATTGTAAATAAAGGAAGAATTGAGTATTGGAAGTTACTTATCTGGACACTATTTAACAAACCGGGATTATTCTCAGATGCAGTAACGTTTGCAATTTATGGATATCATTTCAGAACAATATATGGACTCAGACAATCCCGCTAA